One window of Trifolium pratense cultivar HEN17-A07 linkage group LG5, ARS_RC_1.1, whole genome shotgun sequence genomic DNA carries:
- the LOC123887010 gene encoding formin-like protein 20 isoform X1: MALFRRFFYRKPPDRLLEISERVYVFDCCFSPEVLEEDEYRVYMGGVVAQLQDHFPDASFMVFNFREGERRTQVSDILSQYDMTVMEYPRQYEGCPLLPLEMIHHFLRSSESWLSLEGQQNVLLMHCERGGWPVLAFMLAGLLLYRKQYTGEQKTLEMVYKQAPRELLHLLTPFNPQPSQFRYLQYISRRHLGSEWPPSETPLYLDCLILRDLPLFDGGKGCRPVVRVYGPDPSKPANRSSKLLFSTSNSKKHARHYQQAECMLVKIDIHFRVQGDVVLECINLNEDFTGEETMFRIMFHTAFVRSNILMLNRDEIDILWDAKDQYPKDFKAEVLFLDADAVIPDVNTVMVSEDANEIENASPEEFYEVEEIFSNAIDAQESKADDDSQTFHDNAVGGENHKGILREDSDPHAFQDCTQDYGILKQVGKMDSGINAVKDISVDDVNYKFNKSMDSDPQAVKDIAMDDGEIKSTSTAITYDMTIPLETKEILEDADRVSEIMENRFDEDNEATEKELDYKEGQPMPDSSKQKSGKLLPSTAKKQFPSNSKPGDTVGKQKIKETAAFQAKQAKPTAVTRWIPSNKGSYTNSMHVYYPPSRINSAPAGLSNLTTSKEKMEDNKAKSSSAPFGSAAVVSADMKNDLKCRKVATSKSFGHTVSEIDAKCPPSPPSKETSLNSATRAEEQSSEQLLQPPPRPPPPPPPPPPPPPPPLTSFSRQDIRVNLQPETSPSLPPPPPPPPSWKFVASSIVGETRGSLPLLPPTLPFASSEITSKFSEVSTTVTLSRPPPPPPPPPPPPIPPPRYEVSTIPPPPPPPTVPPTKRGISSIPPPPPPPPSFPMSSSNISSFSPPPIASHKAPAPPPPPPPPPFANSYIGSPPPPPFNNAPPATLPPPPPPPPLPPFTSAPPVPPPPPPPPFSASQSTPPPFSRAPPPPPPPPPMSRAPPPPPPPPPMSGAPPPPPPPMSRAPPPPPPPPMSRAPPPPPVFGAPPPPPPPPMSRAPPPPPVSGAPPPPPPPMSRAPPPPPPPMSRAPPPPPPMHGAPPPPPPPGGGGRGPPPPPPPGGRGPPPPPPPGGRGPPPPPLPGGGPPPPPPLGSKGASVGPARPGPVAPGRGGYARPGAVAPRRSSLKPLHWSKVTRALQGSLWEELQRHGELQIAPEFDVSELEKLFSANVPKPTDSSGKPGGRRKSTGSKPEKVHLVDLRRANNTEIMLTKVKMPLPDMMAAVLALDDSVLDVDQVENLIKFCPTKEEMELLKAYTGDKEILGKCEQFFLELMKVPRVESKLRVFAFKIQFQSQVTEFRKSLNTVNSACEEVRKSYKLKDIMKKILFLGNTLNQGTARGSAVGFKLDSLLKLTDTRASNNKMTLMHYLCKVLAERSPGLLDFHKDLVSLEGATKIQLKSLAEEMQAITKGLEKVKQELAGSENDGPVSEVFCKTLKGFIMVAESDVADLITLYSTVGKNADALAQYFGEDPARCPCEQVTATLLNFIRLFRKAHEENCKQAELEKKKAEKEAEMEKAKGVNLTKKSAKDS; encoded by the exons ATGGCGCTGTTCAGAAGATTTTTCTACCGAAAGCCGCCGGATCGGCTTTTGGAGATCTCAGAAAGAGTTTATG TTTTTGATTGTTGCTTCTCCCCGGAAGTcttggaagaagatgaatacAGAGTTTATATGGGGGGAGTGGTGGCTCAGCTACAGGATCACTTTCCGGATGCTTCTTTCATGGTGTTCAACTTCAGAGAAGGGGAGAGACGCACCCAAGTCTCGGACATACTTTCTCAGTATGACATGACAGTTATGGAGTATCCTCGGCAATATGAAGGTTGTCCTCTTTTGCCTCTAGAGATGATCCATCACTTTCTTCGATCAAGTGAAAGCTGGCTGTCTTTGGAGGGGCAACAGAATGTGCTTTTGATGCACTGCGAAAGAGGAGGTTGGCCTGTGCTGGCATTCATGCTCGCAGGTCTTCTGTTATACCGGAAACAGTACACCGGAGAGCAGAAGACTCTTGAAATGGTCTACAAGCAAGCTCCTAGAGAACTACTCCACCTGTTAACTCCTTTCAACCCACAGCCTTCTCAGTTCAGATATCTTCAGTATATTTCAAGGAGACATTTGGGTTCTGAGTGGCCACCATCGGAAACACCCTTGTATCTGGATTGTCTGATTCTTAGAGACCTTCCATTATTTGATGGTGGAAAAGGTTGCAGGCCTGTTGTGCGTGTTTATGGCCCGGACCCTTCAAAACCTGCCAATAGAAGTTCAAAGCTTCTTTTTTCAACCTCAAACTCCAAAAAGCATGCTCGACACTATCAACAG GCAGAGTGTATGCTCGTGAAGATTGATATCCATTTTCGTGTGCAAGGAGATGTAGTTCTCGAGTGcataaatttaaatgaagatttTACTGGTGAGGAGACGATGTTTAGAATTATGTTCCATACTGCATTTGTGCGGTCAAATATATTGATGTTGAACCGTGATGAAATTGATATTTTGTGGGATGCAAAGGATCAATATCCCAAGGACTTCAAAGCAGAG GTGCTTTTTTTGGACGCTGATGCTGTTATACCTGATGTGAACACAGTCATGGTGAGTGAAGATGCAAATGAGATAGAAAATGCTTCACCTGAGGAATTCTATGAAGTGGAAGAGATTTTCAGCAATGCAATTGATGCACAGGAAAGTAAGGCAGATGATGATTCTCAAACCTTTCATGACAATGCAGTGGGTGGTGAAAATCATAAAGGGATCTTGAGGGAGGATTCAGATCCTCATGCTTTTCAGGATTGCACGCAAGATTATGGGATTCTCAAACAGGTTGGAAAGATGGATTCCGGTATTAATGCTGTGAAAGATATATCCGTTGATGATGTTAACTACAAGTTCAATAAGAGCATGGATTCAGATCCTCAAGCAGTGAAGGACATTGCCATGGATGATGGAGAAATTAAGTCAACTTCCACTGCCATCACTTATGATATGACGATACCTCTGGAAACAAAGGAAATCCTTGAGGACGCTGATCGGGTATCAGAAATTATGGAGAACAGATTTGATGAAGATAACGAAGCAACGGAAAAGGAATTAGATTACAAGGAAGGGCAGCCTATGCCTGATAGTTCCAAACAAAAATCTGGTAAACTACTTCCATCTACTGCTAAGAAACAATTTCCATCAAACTCAAAGCCAGGAGATACTGTTGGAAAACAAAAGATTAAAGAAACCGCTGCTTTTCAGGCAAAACAAGCTAAACCAACTGCAGTGACTAGGTGGATTCCTTCTAACAAGGGTTCTTACACAAATTCGATGCATGTATATTATCCACCATCAAGGATTAATAGTGCACCAGCTGGACTGTCAAATTTAACCACTTCAAAGGAGAAAATGGAAGATAACAAAGCAAAATCTTCATCTGCTCCTTTTGGCTCTGCAGCAGTTGTTTCTGCTGACATGAAAAATGACCTGAAATGTCGGAAGGTGGCCACTTCAAAATCGTTTGGCCACACAGTATCAGAAATTGATGCAAAATGTCCACCATCACCACCATCAAAAGAGACATCTCTTAATTCAGCTACTCGGGCAGAAGAACAGAGCTCAGAGCAATTGCTACAGCCTCCCCCACGGCCTCCTCCTCCTCCCCCTCCTCCACCACCCCCTCCGCCACCACCCTTAACATCATTTAGTAGACAAGACATTAGGGTGAATTTACAGCCTGAAACTTCTCCGTCACTTCCACCTCCGCCACCACCTCCACCCTCCTGGAAGTTTGTGGCTTCATCAATAGTTGGAGAGACCCGTGGTTCCTTACCACTCTTGCCACCCACTCTTCCCTTTGCTAGCAGTGAAATTACATCAAAATTTTCTGAAGTATCTACAACTGTGACCCTGTCAAGGCCTCCccctcctccaccaccacctccacctcCACCAATCCCCCCTCCAAGGTACGAAGTATCAACCAttcctcctccaccaccaccaccaacagtACCTCCTACAAAGCGTGGAATTTCATCaattcctcctcctcctcctcctcccccCTCATTTCCTATGTCTTCATCAAACATTTCTTCATTCTCGCCACCTCCAATTGCATCTCATAAAGCTCCAGCCCCACCGCCACCCCCACCTCCGCCACCTTTTGCTAATTCATATATAGGTTCACCACCTCCACCTCCTTTTAATAATGCTCCACCAGCAACACttcctcctccaccaccaccaccaccacttcCTCCTTTTACTAGTGCTCCACCAGTACCACCCCCACCTCCTCCACCCCCTTTCAGTGCATCTCAGTCTACACCCCCTCCTTTTAGTAGAGCTCCCCCACCTCCACCTCCACCTCCTCCAATGTCTAGAGCCCCTCCGCCtccacctcctcctcctccaatgTCTGGAGCCCCtccacctcctcctcctccaatgTCTAGAGCCCCTCCGCCTCCACCTCCTCCTCCGATGTCTAGAGCCCCTCCACCTCCTCCGGTGTTTGGAGCCCCTCCACCTCCACCTCCTCCTCCGATGTCTAGAGCCCCTCCACCTCCTCCAGTGTCTGGAGCCCCTCCACCTCCACCTCCTCCAATGTCTAGAGCCCCTCCACCTCCACCTCCTCCGATGTCTAGAGCCcctccaccacctcctccaATGCACGgagcaccaccaccaccaccacctcctggTGGTGGTGGTCGAGGTCCTCCTCCTCCCCCACCTCCTGGTGGTCGAGGCCCACCTCCTCCCCCTCCTCCTGGTGGTCGAGGCCCACCTCCTCCACCTCTTCCTGGTGGTGGACCTCCACCACCACCCCCCTTAGGTTCCAAAGGTGCCAGTGTTGGACCTGCACGCCCTGGTCCAGTGGCACCAGGTCGTGGTGGATATGCACGCCCTGGTGCAGTGGCACCCCGACGATCCTCCTTAAAGCCTTTGCATTGGAGTAAGGTTACAAGGGCATTGCAAGGAAGTTTATGGGAAGAATTACAAAGACACGGAGAACTGCAAAT TGCACCAGAGTTTGATGTTTCAGAGCTAGAAAAACTTTTCTCTGCAAATGTTCCAAAACCTACTGATTCAAGTGGCAAACCTGGAGGGAGGCGCAAGTCTACAGGATCTAAACCTGAAAAAGTTCACTTG GTTGACCTAAGGAGGGCCAATAATACGGAAATCATGCTAACTAAGGTTAAGATGCCACTCCCTGATATGATG GCTGCAGTACTGGCTTTGGATGACTCGGTATTAGATGTTGATCAGGTGGAAAATCTCATTAAGTTTTGTCCCACCAAAGAGGAAATGGAACTTTTGAAG GCATACACTGGCGACAAGGAGATTTTGGGGAAGTGTGAACAG TTTTTTTTGGAGCTGATGAAGGTGCCAAGGGTGGAGTCAAAATTAAGAGTATTCGCTTTCAAAATTCAGTTTCAGTCTCAG GTTACAGAATTTAGGAAGAGTTTAAACACTGTGAACTCTGCCTGTGAAGAG GTCCGAAAATCTTACAAACTAAAGGACATCATGAAGAAAATACTTTTTTTGGGTAATACATTGAACCAGGGAACAGCAAGAG GATCTGCAGTTGGATTTAAGTTGGATAGTCTTTTAAAGCTCACCGACACTCGTGCTTCTAACAATAAGATGACACTGATGCATTATCTTTGCAAG GTGCTAGCTGAAAGGTCGCCCGGACTCCTTGATTTTCACAAAGACCTTGTTAGTCTGGAAGGTGCCACTAAG ATACAATTGAAATCATTAGCAGAAGAGATGCAGGCAATCACCAAGGGATTAGAAAAGGTTAAACAGGAGCTTGCTGGATCGGAAAATGATGGACCTGTGTCCGAAGTTTTCTGTAAG ACGTTGAAAGGATTCATTATGGTAGCTGAATCAGATGTGGCAGATCTAATAACACTATATTCTACGGTG GGTAAAAATGCAGATGCACTTGCACAGTATTTTGGCGAGGATCCAGCTCGATGCCCATGTGAGCAAG TTACTGCAactctattaaattttataaggtTGTTCCGGAAAGCACATGAAGAGAATTGCAAACAAGCAGAATTAGAGAAGAAGAAAGCTGAGAAAGAGGCTGAAATGGAGAAGGCTAAGGGCGTTAACTTAACAAAGAAGAGTGCAAAAGATAGTTGA
- the LOC123887010 gene encoding formin-like protein 20 isoform X3, translating into MVSEDANEIENASPEEFYEVEEIFSNAIDAQESKADDDSQTFHDNAVGGENHKGILREDSDPHAFQDCTQDYGILKQVGKMDSGINAVKDISVDDVNYKFNKSMDSDPQAVKDIAMDDGEIKSTSTAITYDMTIPLETKEILEDADRVSEIMENRFDEDNEATEKELDYKEGQPMPDSSKQKSGKLLPSTAKKQFPSNSKPGDTVGKQKIKETAAFQAKQAKPTAVTRWIPSNKGSYTNSMHVYYPPSRINSAPAGLSNLTTSKEKMEDNKAKSSSAPFGSAAVVSADMKNDLKCRKVATSKSFGHTVSEIDAKCPPSPPSKETSLNSATRAEEQSSEQLLQPPPRPPPPPPPPPPPPPPPLTSFSRQDIRVNLQPETSPSLPPPPPPPPSWKFVASSIVGETRGSLPLLPPTLPFASSEITSKFSEVSTTVTLSRPPPPPPPPPPPPIPPPRYEVSTIPPPPPPPTVPPTKRGISSIPPPPPPPPSFPMSSSNISSFSPPPIASHKAPAPPPPPPPPPFANSYIGSPPPPPFNNAPPATLPPPPPPPPLPPFTSAPPVPPPPPPPPFSASQSTPPPFSRAPPPPPPPPPMSRAPPPPPPPPPMSGAPPPPPPPMSRAPPPPPPPPMSRAPPPPPVFGAPPPPPPPPMSRAPPPPPVSGAPPPPPPPMSRAPPPPPPPMSRAPPPPPPMHGAPPPPPPPGGGGRGPPPPPPPGGRGPPPPPPPGGRGPPPPPLPGGGPPPPPPLGSKGASVGPARPGPVAPGRGGYARPGAVAPRRSSLKPLHWSKVTRALQGSLWEELQRHGELQIAPEFDVSELEKLFSANVPKPTDSSGKPGGRRKSTGSKPEKVHLVDLRRANNTEIMLTKVKMPLPDMMAAVLALDDSVLDVDQVENLIKFCPTKEEMELLKAYTGDKEILGKCEQFFLELMKVPRVESKLRVFAFKIQFQSQVTEFRKSLNTVNSACEEVRKSYKLKDIMKKILFLGNTLNQGTARGSAVGFKLDSLLKLTDTRASNNKMTLMHYLCKVLAERSPGLLDFHKDLVSLEGATKIQLKSLAEEMQAITKGLEKVKQELAGSENDGPVSEVFCKTLKGFIMVAESDVADLITLYSTVGKNADALAQYFGEDPARCPCEQVTATLLNFIRLFRKAHEENCKQAELEKKKAEKEAEMEKAKGVNLTKKSAKDS; encoded by the exons ATGGTGAGTGAAGATGCAAATGAGATAGAAAATGCTTCACCTGAGGAATTCTATGAAGTGGAAGAGATTTTCAGCAATGCAATTGATGCACAGGAAAGTAAGGCAGATGATGATTCTCAAACCTTTCATGACAATGCAGTGGGTGGTGAAAATCATAAAGGGATCTTGAGGGAGGATTCAGATCCTCATGCTTTTCAGGATTGCACGCAAGATTATGGGATTCTCAAACAGGTTGGAAAGATGGATTCCGGTATTAATGCTGTGAAAGATATATCCGTTGATGATGTTAACTACAAGTTCAATAAGAGCATGGATTCAGATCCTCAAGCAGTGAAGGACATTGCCATGGATGATGGAGAAATTAAGTCAACTTCCACTGCCATCACTTATGATATGACGATACCTCTGGAAACAAAGGAAATCCTTGAGGACGCTGATCGGGTATCAGAAATTATGGAGAACAGATTTGATGAAGATAACGAAGCAACGGAAAAGGAATTAGATTACAAGGAAGGGCAGCCTATGCCTGATAGTTCCAAACAAAAATCTGGTAAACTACTTCCATCTACTGCTAAGAAACAATTTCCATCAAACTCAAAGCCAGGAGATACTGTTGGAAAACAAAAGATTAAAGAAACCGCTGCTTTTCAGGCAAAACAAGCTAAACCAACTGCAGTGACTAGGTGGATTCCTTCTAACAAGGGTTCTTACACAAATTCGATGCATGTATATTATCCACCATCAAGGATTAATAGTGCACCAGCTGGACTGTCAAATTTAACCACTTCAAAGGAGAAAATGGAAGATAACAAAGCAAAATCTTCATCTGCTCCTTTTGGCTCTGCAGCAGTTGTTTCTGCTGACATGAAAAATGACCTGAAATGTCGGAAGGTGGCCACTTCAAAATCGTTTGGCCACACAGTATCAGAAATTGATGCAAAATGTCCACCATCACCACCATCAAAAGAGACATCTCTTAATTCAGCTACTCGGGCAGAAGAACAGAGCTCAGAGCAATTGCTACAGCCTCCCCCACGGCCTCCTCCTCCTCCCCCTCCTCCACCACCCCCTCCGCCACCACCCTTAACATCATTTAGTAGACAAGACATTAGGGTGAATTTACAGCCTGAAACTTCTCCGTCACTTCCACCTCCGCCACCACCTCCACCCTCCTGGAAGTTTGTGGCTTCATCAATAGTTGGAGAGACCCGTGGTTCCTTACCACTCTTGCCACCCACTCTTCCCTTTGCTAGCAGTGAAATTACATCAAAATTTTCTGAAGTATCTACAACTGTGACCCTGTCAAGGCCTCCccctcctccaccaccacctccacctcCACCAATCCCCCCTCCAAGGTACGAAGTATCAACCAttcctcctccaccaccaccaccaacagtACCTCCTACAAAGCGTGGAATTTCATCaattcctcctcctcctcctcctcccccCTCATTTCCTATGTCTTCATCAAACATTTCTTCATTCTCGCCACCTCCAATTGCATCTCATAAAGCTCCAGCCCCACCGCCACCCCCACCTCCGCCACCTTTTGCTAATTCATATATAGGTTCACCACCTCCACCTCCTTTTAATAATGCTCCACCAGCAACACttcctcctccaccaccaccaccaccacttcCTCCTTTTACTAGTGCTCCACCAGTACCACCCCCACCTCCTCCACCCCCTTTCAGTGCATCTCAGTCTACACCCCCTCCTTTTAGTAGAGCTCCCCCACCTCCACCTCCACCTCCTCCAATGTCTAGAGCCCCTCCGCCtccacctcctcctcctccaatgTCTGGAGCCCCtccacctcctcctcctccaatgTCTAGAGCCCCTCCGCCTCCACCTCCTCCTCCGATGTCTAGAGCCCCTCCACCTCCTCCGGTGTTTGGAGCCCCTCCACCTCCACCTCCTCCTCCGATGTCTAGAGCCCCTCCACCTCCTCCAGTGTCTGGAGCCCCTCCACCTCCACCTCCTCCAATGTCTAGAGCCCCTCCACCTCCACCTCCTCCGATGTCTAGAGCCcctccaccacctcctccaATGCACGgagcaccaccaccaccaccacctcctggTGGTGGTGGTCGAGGTCCTCCTCCTCCCCCACCTCCTGGTGGTCGAGGCCCACCTCCTCCCCCTCCTCCTGGTGGTCGAGGCCCACCTCCTCCACCTCTTCCTGGTGGTGGACCTCCACCACCACCCCCCTTAGGTTCCAAAGGTGCCAGTGTTGGACCTGCACGCCCTGGTCCAGTGGCACCAGGTCGTGGTGGATATGCACGCCCTGGTGCAGTGGCACCCCGACGATCCTCCTTAAAGCCTTTGCATTGGAGTAAGGTTACAAGGGCATTGCAAGGAAGTTTATGGGAAGAATTACAAAGACACGGAGAACTGCAAAT TGCACCAGAGTTTGATGTTTCAGAGCTAGAAAAACTTTTCTCTGCAAATGTTCCAAAACCTACTGATTCAAGTGGCAAACCTGGAGGGAGGCGCAAGTCTACAGGATCTAAACCTGAAAAAGTTCACTTG GTTGACCTAAGGAGGGCCAATAATACGGAAATCATGCTAACTAAGGTTAAGATGCCACTCCCTGATATGATG GCTGCAGTACTGGCTTTGGATGACTCGGTATTAGATGTTGATCAGGTGGAAAATCTCATTAAGTTTTGTCCCACCAAAGAGGAAATGGAACTTTTGAAG GCATACACTGGCGACAAGGAGATTTTGGGGAAGTGTGAACAG TTTTTTTTGGAGCTGATGAAGGTGCCAAGGGTGGAGTCAAAATTAAGAGTATTCGCTTTCAAAATTCAGTTTCAGTCTCAG GTTACAGAATTTAGGAAGAGTTTAAACACTGTGAACTCTGCCTGTGAAGAG GTCCGAAAATCTTACAAACTAAAGGACATCATGAAGAAAATACTTTTTTTGGGTAATACATTGAACCAGGGAACAGCAAGAG GATCTGCAGTTGGATTTAAGTTGGATAGTCTTTTAAAGCTCACCGACACTCGTGCTTCTAACAATAAGATGACACTGATGCATTATCTTTGCAAG GTGCTAGCTGAAAGGTCGCCCGGACTCCTTGATTTTCACAAAGACCTTGTTAGTCTGGAAGGTGCCACTAAG ATACAATTGAAATCATTAGCAGAAGAGATGCAGGCAATCACCAAGGGATTAGAAAAGGTTAAACAGGAGCTTGCTGGATCGGAAAATGATGGACCTGTGTCCGAAGTTTTCTGTAAG ACGTTGAAAGGATTCATTATGGTAGCTGAATCAGATGTGGCAGATCTAATAACACTATATTCTACGGTG GGTAAAAATGCAGATGCACTTGCACAGTATTTTGGCGAGGATCCAGCTCGATGCCCATGTGAGCAAG TTACTGCAactctattaaattttataaggtTGTTCCGGAAAGCACATGAAGAGAATTGCAAACAAGCAGAATTAGAGAAGAAGAAAGCTGAGAAAGAGGCTGAAATGGAGAAGGCTAAGGGCGTTAACTTAACAAAGAAGAGTGCAAAAGATAGTTGA